Below is a genomic region from Euzebya sp..
CACGACCTCCTCGACGCCGGCCCTCTCCGACGCCTGCGCGAGCGGCTCTGCGACCGCTACCTGACCCTCCGCCAGCAGGCGGACGAGGAGGGGCGCCTGCAGGTCGCCCTCGAGGCCCTCGAGGCAGCCGCGAGCCGCATCGAGGCCTGGCCGCTCGACGACGACCTGGCGCCCGCGGCGCTCCAGCCGAGCATCGAGCGGGTCTACGGGCGCGGTCGGCGGTGGTGGGAGGCGCTCGCGGACACCGTCGGCGAGGACCCGCACGCCACGACCCACGAGTGGCACCAGTGGCGCAAGCGCGCCAAGTACCTCTGGTACCACGTGCGCCTGCTGACCCCGGTGTGGCCGGCGGTGATGGAGGGGGTCGCCGACGACCTCGACGGGCTGTGCGACGACCTCGGCGAGGACCACGACCTCGGCGTGCTGGTCGGCCTGCTTCGCACGGGGGAGCTGGTCGACCCCGGTGCTACCGAGCAGATCGTCGGGGCCGCCGCCGTCCAGCGCCACGCGCTGCGGCGCGATGCCGCCGACGTCGCGCCCCGGGTGTACGCCGAGGAGCCGGTCGCCTACGCCGCTCGGGTGGTGGCCTACCTCGAGTCGCCGGTGGTGGGGGGCGACGGGACCGATGCCGGCTGAGCCGGCTGAGCCGGCTCGCGCCCGCGGGCCGGCGAGGGTGGGCGCGATCGGGGCCTGCGTCGGCTGACGGCGATGGTCGGCGCGATCCTGAGCGCTGGACGGGCCGCGTCAACCGCGCGGCAACCTGCCGTTCGCCGCGCCGGGGCAGGATCCGGGGACGGCCACGTCGAACTCCGCCTCGACCCCCCCACCCGGAGGATCCCCCCATGCGCCTGGACCGCCGCCGCCTGCTGCACCGCGCGACCGCCGCCGCCGGCGCCACCCTCCTCTTGCGCCCACTCGGCGCGCTCGGCGGCCCCCTCGCCCCCGACGACGCGTACGGGACGTCGCGCGCCTCGCGCCTCTTCCCCGGCCAGCGACTGGTCCACGCCGACCTGCACAACCACACGCGGCTGTCCGACGGCGACGGCGACCCGGCGCTCGCGTTCGACTCGATGCGCGACGCCGGCCTGGACGTGGCGGCGCTGACCGACCACGCCGTGCTGAACTCGCCCGACGACCCGCTCCGCCGCGACGTGTGCGCGGGCATCAGCGCGATCCCCGAGGTCGGCGACGGGTGCGGGTCGCTGGCCGGGATCACCGAGGAGTCGTGGGCGCTGACCGGGCAGCTGGCAGCCGAGCGCACCACCGGGGACTTCCTCGCCGTCCGCGGGTTCGAGTGGTCGAGCCCCACTCTCGGGCACGTGAACGTCTGGTTCACGTCGACCTGGATCGACGTGCTGTCGACCGCGGGGCTGGGGGCCGGTGCCAGCGCGGAGACCCTCATCGACCCGGTGGGGGACGGCATCCGGGAGATCCCCGGCGTCGGCGACGCCGCCACCGCGCTCGTGCTGCCACTGGTCGACGGCCTGCTCGACGGCCTCCAGCTCGCCGAGGGGCCGGTCGCGATGGCGCTGCTCCACCGCTGGCTGTCCCGGCCCGACGACGAGGTGTTCGGTGGAGGCGGCTCGGGGTTCGCCGGCTTCAACCACCCCGGCCGTGAGGTGGGCCGCTTCGGGGAGTTCGCCTACTCCCCCGCGCTGGCCGACCGGATCGTGTCCCTCGAGCTGCTCAACCGGCGGGAGGACTACCTCTTCGAGGGGACCGACCGCGGTGAGGTGAGCCCGCTGGTGCAGTGCCTCGCGGCGGGGTGGCGACCGGGGATCCTGGGCGTCACCGACGAGCACGGCACCGACTGGGGCCGTCCGGCCGGCAAGGGCAGGGGAGGGTTCTGGGTCGGCGAGCTGTCGATCGTCGGCATGAAGGAGGCGCTGCTCAACCGCAGGTTCTACGCGACTCGGGTGCGGGGCCTCCGCCTCGACGTCGCGTGCAACGCCGTGCGGATGGGCGGGGTGCTCGGCCACCCCGGCGGTCCGGTCCGCGTCCAGGTGGACCTCGACACCGGGGGCCGGTACGCCGGGCGCGAGCTGGTGCTGCAGGTGCTCAGCCGCCCGCGGGACGGCGGGGCGATGCCGGCGATCCTCCACACCTCCACCGTCCGGGCCGACGGGCCGGTCATCGACGTCCTCGTGCCGGACGTCGACCCGGCCGCCTCGCCCTGGCTGGTCGTGCGGCTCAGCGACCCGGCGCACGAGCCGACGGACGACCTGCCCTTCGAGCGGGACGTCCGGGCCGAGGGGGTGTGGGCGGAGCTGGGCGCCGCGTGGGCGTACGCCAGCCCCGTGTGGCTGGATCCCGCGCTCGCACCGCCGGCGGACGACCGCGCCCCGTTGATGCGGGGTGACGCGGGCGCTGGAGGCGGGCCTGTCGGCGCGCCCTCGCC
It encodes:
- a CDS encoding cell wall-binding repeat-containing protein, translated to MRLDRRRLLHRATAAAGATLLLRPLGALGGPLAPDDAYGTSRASRLFPGQRLVHADLHNHTRLSDGDGDPALAFDSMRDAGLDVAALTDHAVLNSPDDPLRRDVCAGISAIPEVGDGCGSLAGITEESWALTGQLAAERTTGDFLAVRGFEWSSPTLGHVNVWFTSTWIDVLSTAGLGAGASAETLIDPVGDGIREIPGVGDAATALVLPLVDGLLDGLQLAEGPVAMALLHRWLSRPDDEVFGGGGSGFAGFNHPGREVGRFGEFAYSPALADRIVSLELLNRREDYLFEGTDRGEVSPLVQCLAAGWRPGILGVTDEHGTDWGRPAGKGRGGFWVGELSIVGMKEALLNRRFYATRVRGLRLDVACNAVRMGGVLGHPGGPVRVQVDLDTGGRYAGRELVLQVLSRPRDGGAMPAILHTSTVRADGPVIDVLVPDVDPAASPWLVVRLSDPAHEPTDDLPFERDVRAEGVWAELGAAWAYASPVWLDPALAPPADDRAPLMRGDAGAGGGPVGAPSPTPAPTTTPDPTAPPTGQPSVTATVRRRGGATRIETAVELSRSTFPVGVPVVFVAQAGAFPDALAAVPAVAPSGGPLLLVEADAVPAVVAAELDRLTPDRIVVLGGTEVVADPVVEALGAHAEDVVRIAGADRYATSAAIVAAWFASADEVVVATGTDFADALASGPAIARVGGPLLLVRPDGVPDVVAAELDRLSPERILVVGGAGAIADEVVDALGSHAAVVERIAGADRIATAAAICAARFASADEVVVATGADFADALAAGPAAVMRGAPVLLVERDRIPPATDAQLRRLGPLLITIAGGPGAVSAAVEEALATYPAT
- a CDS encoding CHAD domain-containing protein; its protein translation is MPYELRPHDEDLATALRRVAGEQAHDAIAALRAALAHPVGDVDLDGEDVWDEGVHEARKSCKKIRAVARLCRDALGDAYRDVNAEFRDAAATLSDVRDGWTLVETTDRLTGLDDDAGSHDLLDAGPLRRLRERLCDRYLTLRQQADEEGRLQVALEALEAAASRIEAWPLDDDLAPAALQPSIERVYGRGRRWWEALADTVGEDPHATTHEWHQWRKRAKYLWYHVRLLTPVWPAVMEGVADDLDGLCDDLGEDHDLGVLVGLLRTGELVDPGATEQIVGAAAVQRHALRRDAADVAPRVYAEEPVAYAARVVAYLESPVVGGDGTDAG